From one Sulfurovum sp. UBA12169 genomic stretch:
- a CDS encoding 2-ketoisovalerate ferredoxin oxidoreductase, which translates to MAEKYEIKETEVWDGNYAISQALRQAQVDVVAAYPITPSTPIVENYGNYVANGYIDGEFVMVESEHAAMSGCVGAAAAGGRVATATSSQGFALMVEVLYQASGMRLPIVLTVANRALASPLNVRGDHSDMYLGRDSGWIQLDAFNAEEAYDMTLCAFRIGEHLNVRLPVMVHQDGFLTSHTAQNIHPLSDEEAYNFVGDYKSVDDMLDFARPVTYGAQTEEDWHFEHKAKQHKALMDSRTIIDEVFAEYGKLTGRTYNRVESYLMEDAEVAIVALGSSVETCRLAAEELRAEGIKAGVVAPRCFRPFPFDAIREALKDVKAIACLDRSSPGGAMGALFNEVSAALYSTQARPMVTNFIYGLGGRDFAVKEAKRIFMEQKAHVDAGHITTPIQQFSGLRGPKLGFFETKRS; encoded by the coding sequence ATGGCAGAAAAATATGAGATCAAAGAGACAGAAGTTTGGGATGGCAATTACGCTATTTCTCAGGCGTTAAGACAAGCGCAGGTGGACGTGGTTGCAGCATACCCCATCACGCCCTCAACACCTATTGTTGAAAATTATGGAAATTATGTAGCAAATGGGTATATTGATGGTGAATTTGTCATGGTAGAATCTGAGCATGCAGCGATGTCAGGATGCGTTGGTGCAGCAGCAGCCGGCGGCCGTGTAGCAACAGCAACATCATCTCAAGGATTTGCGTTGATGGTTGAAGTGCTTTACCAGGCATCAGGCATGAGATTACCTATCGTTCTTACTGTCGCCAACAGAGCATTGGCTTCTCCGCTTAATGTGCGAGGGGATCACTCAGATATGTATTTGGGGCGTGATTCGGGTTGGATCCAATTGGATGCATTTAATGCCGAAGAGGCATACGATATGACTCTCTGTGCATTTAGAATAGGTGAGCATTTGAATGTAAGGCTGCCGGTGATGGTGCATCAAGACGGATTTCTTACTTCTCACACAGCTCAAAATATACATCCTTTGAGCGATGAAGAGGCGTATAACTTTGTAGGGGACTATAAAAGCGTAGACGATATGCTTGATTTCGCCAGACCTGTTACTTATGGGGCACAGACTGAAGAAGATTGGCATTTTGAACATAAAGCAAAACAGCACAAAGCACTGATGGATTCTCGTACAATCATTGATGAGGTATTCGCTGAATATGGGAAATTGACAGGCAGAACCTACAATAGAGTTGAAAGCTATCTTATGGAAGATGCAGAAGTCGCTATTGTAGCACTTGGTTCAAGTGTTGAGACATGCAGATTGGCGGCAGAGGAGTTAAGAGCTGAAGGTATCAAAGCAGGGGTGGTTGCACCAAGATGTTTTAGGCCTTTTCCTTTCGATGCGATTAGAGAAGCGCTTAAAGATGTTAAAGCCATAGCTTGTCTTGACAGATCATCTCCGGGGGGCGCAATGGGCGCACTCTTTAATGAGGTGTCAGCAGCACTATACAGCACGCAGGCAAGACCAATGGTAACAAACTTTATTTATGGTCTTGGCGGGCGTGACTTCGCTGTTAAAGAGGCAAAACGTATTTTTATGGAACAAAAGGCACATGTCGATGCAGGACATATTACAACACCTATTCAGCAATTTAGTGGACTTAGAGGTCCGAAGCTTGGATTTTTTGAAACAAAAAGGAGCTAA
- the porD gene encoding pyruvate ferredoxin oxidoreductase, with amino-acid sequence MQDQDLCAAENRGVRELGAEKLVGWDEVQQGVVINSFDGDATGIVHQKAEERLYSDFNSYTATVASWRVQKPVFNIDVCIDCQNCWVWCPDSSIISRDKQMLGIDYDHCKGCGVCVEVCPTNPKSLLMFTEHTELDAALSGWPEKTKKEEK; translated from the coding sequence ATGCAAGATCAAGATTTGTGTGCAGCAGAGAACAGAGGTGTTAGAGAACTTGGGGCTGAAAAGCTTGTTGGTTGGGATGAGGTCCAACAAGGAGTTGTAATCAACTCTTTTGACGGAGATGCAACAGGTATCGTTCATCAAAAAGCCGAAGAGAGACTCTATTCGGATTTTAACTCCTATACGGCAACAGTAGCCTCATGGCGTGTACAAAAACCGGTGTTCAATATCGATGTGTGTATTGATTGTCAAAATTGTTGGGTATGGTGTCCGGACAGTTCGATTATCTCAAGAGATAAGCAGATGTTGGGGATTGATTATGATCATTGTAAAGGATGCGGAGTTTGCGTGGAAGTATGTCCGACAAATCCAAAATCACTTTTAATGTTTACGGAACATACGGAGTTGGATGCAGCACTTTCTGGGTGGCCAGAGAAAACAAAAAAAGAAGAGAAATAA
- the porC gene encoding pyruvate ferredoxin oxidoreductase — protein MVEIRWHSRAGQGAVTGAKGLGDVVSTTGKEVQAFALYGSAKRGAAMRAYNRIDDKKIINHEKFMLPDYVLVIDPALAFTDNITENDKPSTCYIITTHLSKEELIKGIPSLSGKEDRVFVVDCMQISLDTIGRVVPNAPMLGAFIKVSGMFELDYFLESMKRVLSKFPQKIIDSNMDAISRAYNEVK, from the coding sequence ATGGTAGAAATAAGATGGCACTCTCGTGCAGGTCAAGGTGCCGTGACAGGAGCCAAAGGGTTAGGAGATGTTGTTTCTACAACAGGGAAAGAGGTGCAAGCCTTTGCTCTGTATGGATCTGCCAAAAGAGGGGCAGCAATGAGGGCTTACAATAGAATTGATGACAAAAAGATTATTAATCATGAGAAATTTATGTTGCCTGATTATGTCTTAGTCATTGATCCTGCATTGGCTTTTACGGACAATATTACAGAAAATGACAAGCCTTCAACATGCTATATTATTACAACACATCTCAGCAAAGAAGAATTGATCAAAGGAATCCCTTCGCTATCAGGAAAAGAGGATCGTGTATTTGTGGTAGATTGTATGCAAATTTCTCTTGATACAATCGGAAGAGTTGTCCCGAATGCTCCTATGCTCGGCGCGTTTATAAAAGTTTCTGGAATGTTTGAGCTTGATTATTTCTTAGAGAGTATGAAAAGAGTACTTTCAAAATTTCCACAAAAGATTATCGATTCAAACATGGACGCAATTTCAAGAGCGTATAACGAAGTTAAGTAG
- a CDS encoding hydrolase, whose product MKEKTILFDLDGTLIDSTDAILESFHAAFNMFGKQIPPHEMIKGQIGHPLDRMFVTLGIPEGKVDRYVDAYKMHYRQISCQKTVLLPQAAQAVHLASQDAKLGVVTTKTAKYSIELLEHMGIMKYFEVLIGREDVTYPKPHPEPILKAILKLQSDKNKCWMIGDTPMDILAAKDAGIRAVGVKCGYADEITLSPFADHVCENAFKAVQFISVS is encoded by the coding sequence ATGAAAGAAAAAACAATACTTTTTGATCTAGACGGCACACTGATTGATTCTACAGATGCTATATTGGAGAGTTTTCATGCAGCATTTAATATGTTTGGAAAACAAATTCCGCCCCATGAAATGATTAAGGGGCAAATAGGCCACCCTTTAGATAGGATGTTTGTAACACTTGGTATTCCAGAAGGGAAGGTTGATCGTTATGTGGACGCATATAAAATGCACTACAGACAAATAAGCTGCCAAAAAACAGTTTTGCTTCCGCAGGCCGCACAAGCAGTACATTTGGCAAGTCAGGATGCCAAATTAGGTGTCGTGACAACAAAAACAGCCAAATACTCCATAGAACTTTTAGAGCATATGGGAATAATGAAATATTTTGAAGTGCTCATAGGAAGAGAGGATGTAACCTATCCGAAGCCACATCCAGAACCAATACTTAAAGCCATATTGAAGCTGCAAAGTGATAAAAACAAATGCTGGATGATAGGAGACACCCCCATGGATATCTTGGCAGCCAAAGATGCCGGAATTCGTGCTGTAGGAGTAAAATGCGGATATGCGGATGAAATTACTTTATCACCATTTGCAGACCATGTCTGCGAAAATGCATTTAAAGCAGTGCAATTTATTAGCGTATCGTGA
- a CDS encoding sulfide:quinone reductase gives MARLVVMGGGVSGHTAATFAKKWLGNEHEVVVVTPNSQWNWIPSNIWVGVGEMKKEDVVFPLAPVYEKAGIDYRQAKAVSLHPSGSEKNEKAFITIEYTGQGKEGQTEEVTYDYLINATGPKLNFGATPGLDQGYTVSVCTADHAVHANEELQKVFEKAKTQKQKILIGTGHGMCTCQGAAFEYIFNIEHEAKKAGIRDNLDIKWISNESFLGDFGMGGMHLNVGGYTASSKIFAESLYSERKLEWVIGAHVNKVEAGKAHYEKLDGTMGVEEFDFAMLIPPFAGVGLKAYDKDGSDITDTVFAPNGFMKVDANYNAGAYENWKASDWPRTLQNPTYQNIFAVGIAFAPPHPISKPMSSPNGTPITPTPPRTGMPSAMMGKAVAHSIADMIHGASQPTHTACMSEMGAACVASAGKGFLTGTAAAMTVYPVVPDFEKYPGVGRDIKMTTGEIGLAGHWIKHFLHFAFLWKAQLKPGWTLIPE, from the coding sequence ATGGCACGATTGGTAGTTATGGGTGGGGGTGTCTCCGGACACACCGCCGCAACGTTTGCAAAAAAATGGCTTGGCAATGAACATGAAGTGGTAGTTGTTACTCCCAATTCGCAATGGAACTGGATCCCGTCCAATATCTGGGTAGGTGTAGGCGAAATGAAAAAAGAGGATGTTGTTTTTCCTCTTGCTCCTGTGTATGAAAAAGCGGGTATTGACTATAGGCAGGCAAAAGCCGTATCGCTTCATCCAAGCGGCAGCGAAAAGAACGAAAAGGCATTTATTACGATAGAGTATACCGGCCAAGGCAAAGAAGGACAAACAGAGGAGGTAACCTATGACTATCTCATCAATGCAACCGGTCCAAAATTAAATTTTGGTGCAACGCCCGGACTGGATCAAGGGTACACTGTTTCTGTTTGTACCGCAGACCATGCAGTACATGCCAATGAAGAACTCCAGAAAGTCTTCGAAAAAGCAAAAACCCAAAAACAGAAAATTCTCATAGGCACAGGCCATGGCATGTGCACATGCCAAGGTGCTGCATTTGAATATATCTTCAACATTGAGCATGAAGCTAAAAAAGCAGGCATTAGAGATAATCTCGATATAAAATGGATTTCAAACGAATCATTCTTGGGTGATTTCGGTATGGGCGGGATGCATCTAAATGTCGGCGGCTACACAGCTTCCAGTAAAATATTTGCCGAATCACTATATAGCGAAAGAAAGCTTGAATGGGTCATCGGAGCACATGTCAATAAAGTAGAAGCCGGAAAAGCACACTATGAAAAATTAGACGGCACCATGGGTGTTGAAGAATTTGATTTTGCTATGCTTATTCCTCCGTTTGCAGGGGTCGGCCTTAAAGCATACGATAAAGACGGATCAGATATCACAGATACGGTTTTTGCTCCAAACGGATTTATGAAAGTTGACGCCAACTACAACGCGGGCGCCTATGAAAATTGGAAAGCAAGCGATTGGCCTCGTACTCTACAAAACCCTACGTATCAGAATATTTTTGCAGTAGGCATAGCGTTTGCGCCGCCGCATCCGATATCTAAACCGATGAGCTCACCAAACGGTACTCCTATCACACCGACTCCGCCAAGAACAGGCATGCCAAGCGCCATGATGGGTAAAGCAGTAGCGCACAGTATAGCAGATATGATCCATGGCGCAAGCCAGCCAACCCACACTGCGTGTATGTCAGAAATGGGAGCAGCATGCGTAGCAAGTGCAGGCAAAGGATTTCTTACTGGAACTGCCGCTGCGATGACTGTTTATCCTGTCGTTCCTGATTTTGAAAAATATCCTGGTGTTGGCAGAGACATCAAGATGACAACCGGGGAGATAGGTCTTGCGGGACACTGGATTAAACATTTTCTACACTTTGCTTTTCTTTGGAAAGCGCAACTTAAACCGGGCTGGACTTTAATCCCGGAATGA